The sequence GAAACGCTGAGGTTGTTGGCGACAGTGGTCCTCTTGACCGTATTTGCCGGCTGCTCTTCGGATCGACGATCGTCTCCCGCTCCCGACTGCGGCTGCGACGATCCGGACGGTGGAGAGTGTGTGGACACGGATCCGCCCGAACCGGACGGCGGAGTACCCGGATGGCGGATGACCGGCTTCGCGGCGGCGCCCGCGAAAGATCGCTCCGAGTCATTCGGCGGGGTGTTGATTTTTCACACCACACAGTGTGAAGATTTACCATACCGAACCGGGCCACCTTCGCCAAGGCTTCGGCGCGCTTTTCGATCTACGACGGCTTGCCTTTCGAAGGATCGAGCTCGCCAACCCATTGGCTCCGGCAGCCAAACCAACTGCTCCAGTTTACCAAGGCGCTTACGCCAGCCACTCGGTGCCGATGGGCGCGTCGCCCTTGGAGTCGAGGATGCTCGAGGCGCCCTCGCGGCCCGCGCGCACAGCCTCCGCGCCGCGCTCGAGGGAGAACGGGCCGAGCCTCACGGGCGGCGGGCCGAGCACGAGCACGCGCACGCCGGACTCCCTGAGGATCGCGACGGCCGCGCGATCGCGCTCGAGCCGCTCGTCCGCCGGGACGGCGGCGAAGAGCGACGACAGCCTCGGCAGGAGGGCGAGCGCCCCGCGGCGCTTCTTCGCGGCGGCGTCGCGCGGCGGCAGGTAGGAGACGACGACGGCATCGACGTCGCGGGCCTTGATGAACGGCGCGAGCGGCGTCTTCTCGCCGAACCCGCCGTCCCAGTAGCGGCGCCCGCCGATCTCGACCGGCTGGAACATGTACGGCACCGCGCACGACGCGTGCACCGCCGGGACCAGGGGGCCTTCGCCCAAGTGGCGCGTCCGGCCGTCGTCGATCCCGTAGGCGCCGACCGCCAAGGGCGTGCGGCACTCGGCGAACCCGTGGACGGGCAGGGCGCGGGCGAGCCGCGCCGCGAACCGCTCCCCGGCGAGGAAGCCCAAGCCGCTCCGGGTGAACGGCCAGCCCGGATCCCAGAAGTCGGCGCGGCGCACCGAGAGGAGCTCCCGCGAGATCTCGGCGGGCTCGAGCCCGGCGGCGTACATGGCGCCGACGATCGCGCCCGCGCTGTTGCCGGCGATCCGCGCGGGCCGGATCCCGCGGGCGGCGAGCGCCTCGAGAACGCCGGCGTGGTGGAAGAACCCGAAGAAGCCGGAGCAGAGGGCGACGCCGACGCGCGCGCCGCGAAGGCTGTCGACGCGCGCGGTCATTCGATCTCGAAGTGGATCTCGGCGGTGCCCGAGTTGCCGGCGCGATCGATCGCGCGCACCGCCGCGGCGTGCGGCCCCTTGGCGAGCCCCGCGGGCAGCGGCGTCGCGAACGACTCCTCGCGCTCGTCGAACATCTCGTCGTCGCTGCGGAGCGGCCACCACGGCTTGCCGTCCACCGACATCTCGAGCGCCGCGATCGTGGAGAACCCGTCGATCGCCCGGCCGCGGATCTCGCCCTTCTGGAAGGCGAGCCCGACGACCTGCGGCTGGTGGTTGTCGATCAGCACCGGCACCGAGATCATCTCGTCGCTCAGCGCGTCGCGCGGGTCGTTGGACGGCGTGTCGTCGGCGACGAGCTTCACCTCGTAGCGCCCCTCGGGCACGGTCTCCGTGTCCCACGTGAACTTCGGCTTGGTGAGCACTTCGTCGTCGCGGAGGATCGGGCGCCACGGCTTCTCGTTCACGGCGCGGTAGAAGAGCGTGAACCGCAGCTCGTCGTTGTCCGGGTTGTCGGTCTTCCAGGAGAGCTCGAGCTTGAGCGGGTTCTTCGCCGACGGCTCCGCCGCGACGGCGCGCGTGCTCGCCTGCGGGCCCGCGTCCGAGCCGCCGGGCTTCCCCTTGCCGGTGGCGAAGAACGGCGAGTCCGGGTTGAGCTCCGTGATCACCGCGCGCAGGTTCGCCTGCTGGTATGTCAGCTCGAGCGCGCGCAGGGAGGCTCTGACATCGGCCTTCCAGGAGAAGCGCAGCTGCACGTAGCGGCTCGGTCCGCACGGCACGCGCCCGCCGCTCGGGACGTCCGTGGACCAGTCGCTCCAGCTCTTGTCCGGCGTGAGCGTGTTGCCGCACCGCGCCTTGGCCGAGAGCGATCCGTCGCCGAACCACTGGAGGACGCCGAACCGCGCCTTGGACTCGGCGTCAAGCGGCGGAGTGAAGTACATCGCCTCGGCCGGGCGCGTCGCCTGGACGAGGTACGCCGAGCCCGCGTCGCCGGTGCCGGCGAGCTCGAGCCCGTCGCCGGCGAGCAGGCAGAGCGCCTGGCGCTCCTCGAGATCGAGCACGGTGTGCGTCACGCGCCCCGCGTCGACGGAGACGATCTTGCCGTCCGCGGCGAGCGCCGCGTACACGACGCCACCGCGGTCCACGGCCAGGGCGTTGACGTGCGACTTGGTCCGCTCGAAGACGCGCTCGTCCTGCCCCGACGGGTGCAGGAAGACGATGGCGCCGTCGCCGAGGCGCGATGCGCGGCTGGGCGGCGGCGTCGTCGGTGCGCCGGGTGCGGGCTGCGTCGGCTTGCTCGGGACCGGGGGCGGCGTCGAGAACTTGTTGACCGCGGCGACGATCGTCTCCCCGCGCAGGGCGAGGGCGCGGACCTCCGTGGCGTCGAAGTCGGCGCGCGCCACCGAGCGTCCGGGACCGGAGATCTCGAGGACGAGGGCGCCCGGGCTCGTGCCCGCGAGCAGGCGGTTCTGCCCGGCGTCGACGAGCGCGAGGACGTGCTCCTCTTCGGTGTCGAGGTACAGCGTCGGCTTCCCGTCCGCGCCGACGGCGTAGATCTGGCCGGTCGGGCCGGTGCCCGCGTACAGCGTGCGGCGCCTTGCGTCGAAGGCGAGCGCCCAGACGTGCTTCACCTCGTCCGGGAAGGTCGCCCACTTCACCGCCGTCAAAGGCTCGCCGCCGTGCACCTCCGAAGGCCGCGGGATCTTCCAGATCACCGCGTCCGGCAGCGACGCGGCGAACAGATCGCCCTTCGCGTCGAGCGCGAGCGCCGTGACCACGAGCTGGCCGGTCTTTGCGATCTCGACCGCCTTGCCGTCGTCGACCCGGAAGATCTTCCCGTCGTAGCCGGTGCCGAGGTAGACCGCGCCGTCGTCGCTCTTCACGGCGCTCCACACGAGCCCGATCTCGCCGATCTCGATCTTCACCGCGCGGCTGCCCAGCGTGACCTCGCCGCGGCTGGAGATCCGCGTGCCGCGCGCCTCGCCCTTGTCGAGCTCGTCGAATCCCGCGAGCTCCCAGATGCGCGTGCCGGCCGCCCCGGCCGGGCCGGCGAGCGTCGCGAGCGCGGCGACGGCGGAGGCGAGGGCGAGCGATCTCGTGAAGAAGTGCGTCATCGGTTCCTCCGCGGGCCGACGTGGAAGGTGATCGTCTCCTTGCCTGCGACCACGTGCGCCGCCGGGTACGTCTCGAACGAGACCGCGCGGTACGACTCGACCTGATCCGCCCCGAGGACGGGCTTCAGGGCCGCGGCCGCGGAGTCCGGCAGCCGGTCGATCACCCGGCCGCGCAGCGCGACGCACTCCCGCGGCACGCTCGTGCCGACCACGATCGACTTGGCCGGGAAGAACAGCTGGACGTTGGCGAGCAGGTCCTCGAGGTTCTGCGGCGCGCCCATCGGCGGGACGATCGCGTCACCGCCGCCGACGTCGACGGTCACGCTCGTCCCCTCCGGCACGTCCGGGACGCGGAGCGGGAACGAGGCGATCCGCTCGTCGCCGCCGTAGGAGCGCAGCTTGACGTGGATCGAGATCGTCTCGCCCGCGGCAGGCCTCTCGGCGGTGACGTAGGCGGCGATCACGGTGGAGACCTCGAGCCCGTAGGAGAGCCGCACGTCGAACTCGAGCGACTCGATCCGCGCGTCCTCGAACGGGTTGTCGATCACGGCGCCCACGAGCCCCGCGGGCCGGAAGTAGGTGGCGAGCGACGCGAGCCCCTTGCGGGAGGCGCCGGCGTCGCGCAGCGTGACGGGCTTCGCGCGGCCCTCGAGCCGCATCGTCCCCTCGATCTCCGCCGTGACGTCCTCGGTGTCGGACGCGGCGTTCATGATGATGTTGACCAGCGCCGCGTGCACGAGCCTCGGCGTGAGCATCCTGTGCGAGGCCACCTCCACCTCGTACAGGGCGTCGCGCCTGGCCCGGTCGTCGCGGACGCGGACCTTCACGGGGATCATCGGCGCGCGGGCGTCGGTCCGCGCCGAGATCGCGGCCTGCCGGTCCTGGCGCAGGGCGCCGTGCTCCGCGAGCGGGCTGCCGAGCTTGTTCGAGCGCGCCAGCGATGCGATCACCGTGTGGATGCGGGCCGTCGCCACGGGCAGCGATCCCTCGCCCATGTTGAACATGGGGTGTCCGAACGCCAGGACGTCCTCGCCGTCGACGTGGGTCACGGTCCCGATGCCGGTCGCGCTCATGTCGCCGCGGATTAGCTGCACGCCGATGGCGCCCCCCGGCACGAAAGCGCCGGGATCCCCGGCCGAGCCCCCGCCGCCGCCGCCCTGGGTCGG comes from Pseudomonadota bacterium and encodes:
- a CDS encoding patatin-like phospholipase family protein; translated protein: MTARVDSLRGARVGVALCSGFFGFFHHAGVLEALAARGIRPARIAGNSAGAIVGAMYAAGLEPAEISRELLSVRRADFWDPGWPFTRSGLGFLAGERFAARLARALPVHGFAECRTPLAVGAYGIDDGRTRHLGEGPLVPAVHASCAVPYMFQPVEIGGRRYWDGGFGEKTPLAPFIKARDVDAVVVSYLPPRDAAAKKRRGALALLPRLSSLFAAVPADERLERDRAAVAILRESGVRVLVLGPPPVRLGPFSLERGAEAVRAGREGASSILDSKGDAPIGTEWLA